The following proteins are encoded in a genomic region of Desulfovibrio sp.:
- the smpB gene encoding SsrA-binding protein SmpB — translation MSQKTPPSTVALNKKARHLYELSEFTEAGIVLTGPEVKSIRAGKVNFIDSYVDFRQGEAWLVSLHIAPYANAGYVSQEPDRARKLLLHEREISKFAGLVAQQGLTVVPVRLYFKRGKIKVEIALGKGKKLHDHRETLKRRAEERDMARELS, via the coding sequence ATGAGCCAGAAAACACCCCCATCCACTGTGGCCCTGAACAAAAAGGCCCGCCACCTCTATGAACTTTCCGAGTTCACCGAGGCGGGCATTGTACTGACCGGCCCGGAAGTCAAAAGCATCCGCGCGGGCAAGGTCAACTTTATCGACAGCTACGTAGACTTTCGCCAGGGAGAAGCCTGGCTTGTTTCGCTGCACATCGCGCCCTACGCCAACGCGGGCTACGTGTCGCAGGAGCCAGACCGCGCGCGCAAACTGCTGCTGCACGAGCGGGAAATTTCCAAATTCGCGGGGCTGGTGGCCCAGCAGGGCCTGACGGTTGTGCCCGTGCGCCTCTACTTCAAGAGGGGCAAGATCAAGGTAGAAATTGCCCTCGGCAAGGGCAAAAAACTGCACGACCACCGCGAAACACTCAAACGAAGGGCGGAGGAACGGGATATGGCCCGGGAGCTGTCCTAG